The window CACGCATTCGCTTTGTGCTTCTCCTTCttcctactttttttttgccagcCACAAAAATGGCGTGGTTCCAGAAGCGCCCTCTGTAGGAAATAAAGCGTACCTGTCGCGAGACGGCATTGCCAGCAAAGACAACATTCCTATGCATTAGAGTTACCACCCGTTCGTAAATCACAAACCTAAATAAATCTCAAATAACAATACTTATTtgtgtatgtatgtttgtatttgtttggGGAACAAAAAAAAGCGGTTACAATTTATACCGAATTAAATATCAGTATTAGAAAcgacaaaattaaatatccatGCATCCCATTactttttgaaatttaaaaaactgaTATTTTCTCCATAAATAGGTTTCCTCCAAATCCTTCTGCATAAAATCCTCCGATAACCGAGCTGTGCTCTTATAGCTCGGGATCTAAGGTCATAGAAGAATAGTCGATCGCCGCAAGACTCTCATTGGCCCGGGATCTCAGTTGTCTGGCCGACTCGTTTCCTGGGAATCCCACTCCAACCACAAAGTCCACATTGGGGTCCCGGTGCTCCACACACTTAAGGGTGGTGGTGCTGTCGAAGGGCACTCCGACCCGCTCGAGGAGATCCTTCACGGTGCAAGTCACCCGCGGCAAAGTGAAAGTTATCAGTCGCTTCTCGCCACTGGCCTGGAGGACCAACATCTTGGCCAGGTTTCCATTGCCCTCGGCTATGGCCCGCCGAGTTCGGTGGGTGCGTATGTGATGCGAGTGAACGGCATAGTTGTTCGTCGAGATTTGCTCCACTGGCGAGTGGTGAGGTGGTTCTCCAGCAGCGGCCACCTGCTGGCTGAGCAGTCTGCTCACCGAGAATCCCACTCTCACCACGAAGTCGATGCCATCTCTGTTGTGGTCCACGCACTGAATAATGGTGGTGTTGCGGTTGAAGCGCACGCCAAATCGGACGAGGAGATCGTGCACGGTGCAGGACTCCCTTGGTAGGGGAAAGTTCACCTGTCGCTGGCCGCCGTTGGACAGGATGATCAGCATGGTAGCAGTGCTCCTGTCGCGTTCGGGAAAAGTTGGTCGGTTTCTGACCAGCAGCTGCGACTGAACTTCATAGTTGTTGTGCGAAATCTGCAGCAAGCCCGAGTTTGGTGACGGTTGGGCCGGTTCATCGAGGGCTGCTGCTAATTGCTGCCCCTGGACCTGTCTTCCGCGCAGCAGAGGAGTGTATGAGCGTTTCGGCAATTTCGGTGCCATTTTAGTTCTGGGCGAAAGCTCTGGACTTGGTGCTGGAGAGGTGTTTCAGATGTAAAATGAACGCGCAACTTGACTAGTGTTTACTTGTTGAGGTGGCCGTTGTTGATGCTCTTCCTGGAACGCCGCACCGCAAGGATAGTAAGCAGTTAAGGTGCTTCCTTAGAAAACTTTCACGAGTTGCAGCTTTTTAGTGCCAGGCGTAGAAAATCAACTGCCTTGACTCAGAAGCGCCCTTCGATAGACCCGATAGTTATCGTTGCAAGGCACTGCCAGCATGAAAGGACTGCGTTTCATTAGAGCTGGGAATAGCTCGATTCCCAAATCGAATTTATCGATTATTTTGTTAGTGGAGATTTCAACACCGTTTTTGAGAGAATCTGTGTATGGGCCGACAGGAATTTGTTTGTAAAGTAAATTACTTCATAAAAGCAAGGCCAATTTTGATTATCTCTGATATTCCTATAGTTTAGTTTTCCTTAAAAACTACTATAAGAATTTTTTCGCCTTGAATTGTAACTGCCTTGAATCAGAAGCGCCCTTCGATAGTTCCGATAGTTATCGTTGCAAGGCACTGCCAGCATGGAAGGACTGCGTTGCATTAGAGCTGGGAATAACTCGATTCCCAAACCGAAATTATCGATTATTTTGGCTGACAGGAATTTGAACAGTAAATGACTTCGAAAAAGCAAGGCCTATTTGGATTTTTTCTGATATTCTTAAAGTTTAGTTTTCTTCAAAAACTACTAAAAGAATTTTTTCGCCACAAGGCTAAGAGTGGTGAGCATCAATCAGCAATGAGAAAAAATAAGGGATCTctctttattttaaataaatcgaTTTTAATcgattattaaataaaaatgggtATCTGCACTGCTTAGCTCTTTCTTGCTTGACTTTTAAAGGCTTCTTTCCGAATAACCTCAGCAGTTAAGCTCTAGCACAGAACAGATTCTTTCCTATTTTCTAATTCTATTTCCTTATTCAACTATAGCCCAAGATTTTGTCCGATAACTATGTAATAAACAGGTAACTGAAGAACTACTTCCCAGCAAGTATTCGTACCGATATCACATATTCTTATAAGTAATAGGTGGTATTCTTACAAtagattataaataaatatagttCCCATCCTTTAACTGAAACATATAAACAAGCAAAGTTCTTACCTTTGTACAGAGGTTCCTCATCGATTTCGGGGAGAGTTGGTTCACAGGCGAAAGAAGTGGACATTTGGTGCAGAGTGCCGTTGGAGTTTATTTTGGAATTGTTGGATGGCACCTGAGAAGAGACAAGGTATATCATAAAAAATctacaaatataaataaaacaagaataTTTACATTTCCAGAGTCAGCCCTTCCTTCGTCGGCATCGGCCTCATCCTCGCTGCTCAGAAGCACGACGGGATCTACTTCGGCCACACGTCTGCCTCCCCGGGATCTCCCTCCGCGCAAGGTTAGCGACCCTCTGCCACGGGGTCCCACACCAACTCCCGTGCCGTAGGTGACTCCGGCCAACTGTTTGTTGAAACGGGCCGCCGCCACCATTTCCCTCTTCTTTTCCACCACCACAGCTGACACCGTCGTGACCGGCTCGCTGGAGGTCGAGGAGGCTGGCGAGGAGGCGGCACTCGACTTGAGGATGTAGGATTTTCGTTTCGGGGGCTCCGAGAAGACGCGCTTGCAGCGATCACAGCGGGCATGATCCATTCCAGTGAAGCCGCACTGCTGGCAGACGGCCAGAAATCCGTCAATGAGCTTCCTGCTTGCCGTGGGACCGGACGCATTGGTTCCAGCCGTGGCAGCTGCTGGGGTGCTGGGTTGGTTGCCGGCAGAGGAACTGGCTGCCTCGCGTTTCGCCTGCTCGGCGGCTGCATTCGCCTGGGCGAAGGATGGCGAGACACTCGTGGAGTTGTTGGAAGCTCCGCCGGATTGGGGGTTACTTTCCGGCTGGCGGTTCATCTGCAGGCTCTCCTCAGCCCGGGAAATCAGCTCACTCGCCGATTCGTTCACAGAGAATCCCACTGTGACCACGAAGTCCACATTAGCACCCCGGTGCTCCACGCACTGGATGGTGGTGGTATTGTCGAAGGGCACGCCGACTTGCTCGAGCAGATCCTGCACGGTGCAGGACTCCCTCGGTAAAGTAAAGGTTATCAGTCGTTGTTCGCCGCTGGCCAGGATGACCAGCATTTTGGCACTGTTCCTGTCCCGATCGGCTATGGCCTGGCCAGCTCGGTTGTTGAGGACGTGCTGCGAGTGTATTTCGTAGTTGTTGTGCGAAGTTTGCTGCACGgaggagccggagccggagccggcaCCTTGTTGGGTGCCGGATGGCTGCGGAACGGGGGCGGGAACGGGTGCTGGAACTGCTCGTTGAGGTTGCATGATCCTCGTTCCGAGTGGCAGTGGAGATTGCGTCAGCTTGGACGCAGGACGTATTAGGGTTCCAGCAGACGATGGCCGCAACGGCGACAGTCCCGGACTCGATCCGGCCACCGGTGCTGGGGAGGCTGTCAGTGTTGTCCGCTTCTTAAACTCGGCCAAGGTCATGCTGGGCCCGCTGGCGGAGCGCACCACTTGGCTGGTGTTCTGCACcacctgctgttgctgttgctgctgctgctgctgatccTCCTCCTGGGAAGCAGTGTTTCCAGGATAAAACGTGGTCAGGGTGGTGCCCGATCCAATCTGCATGGGTTGCATCTGGATGGGAGCGACTGGTTGTATGGGGGGCGGTGGCTTTTGCTGTTCCTTCTTCAGCACGGCCGCCTGGATCCTCTCCTCCAAATCCATCCCAATGCTCCCAGATGGCTGGGGCGGAGCATTGGTGGAGGCCGCTGGAGTTGGAACGGGGGCGGGCACTGCTGAGGTCAGGGAGACCGGAGCTCTGTACCGAATCGGGGACTGTCGCATCATCAGCatgtgttgctgctgctgctgctgctgctgccctcCATCGGCGACCATGTGCGTCCGGTAGATGTGCcgcggctgctgctgcagctgctgttgctgcgccTGTCCGACGTTCGTGCTGATGGTGATCTGCTTCATGGGGGCCTGTGTCACAATCTGCATAGTCTGGCCCTCGGCTCCGCTGGCCTGCGCCACCACAAACTGAGCCCTGGGTCTCACGCCGGTCGGTCGCATTCCCCGGACGATGCCTCCTgccactgctcctgctcctcctcctctcgGCCGCACTTGTCTCACGATAGCCGTGGGCGTCAGAGTGGGCCTGGTGGTGATTAAAGTCCCTGGCCTGGTCAGAACCGCTCCTCCTCGCGGAGACTTCGCTCTGAACGAAGCGCGAACTAACTGCGTTCCTCCTCCAGCGACCGAAGTGGCCACGAGTTGGGGTTGCTGCTGCGTGACcagctgcggctgctgctgctgttgcgggCCCTGCGCCTGTTGCTGGGGTTGTTGTTGAGGCACTTTCTGAACTTGCAACTGCTGGTAGACAACGTTCTGGGTTTGCTGCGGCACCACGCGGGTTTGGACTAGGTGAGCTGTCTGCGCCGTGGCCTGCAGTTgcatctgctgctgctgctgctggacttgctgctgctgcacctgctgctgctgaacgTGTTGCTGCAGGAcgtgctgttgttgctgctgttgcgggGAGGTGGCGTACACGACTCGGTTGTTATACGGATGGATGGCGGTGGCCTGGCGCATAATCAGCTCCTGGTGCTGCGGAGCCTGGATCAGAACTGGCTGCTGTTGGACAATCACGTGTGTGTTGTTTAGCATctaaatgttgaaaaaaatttcaattttagtgTCAGAAACTCATGGCCAACTTCGATTTGATACTTACACTGATGGGCCGCTGCTGCTGGGGCGTGGTGGTCATGCGGTAGACGatctgctggtgctgctgcggctgctgttgcGGCTGGCTGGGCGATGTTTGCAGCTGCAGCGTTTGCGTCTGCTGCGtttgctggtgctgctgctgggggCTCTGCAGCAACTGGGGAGGCTGCGGACTGGCCTGAACCTGGTAGGAGGGCGCGTGCTGCTggtactgctgctgctgttgctgctgcagcacTTGCTGCTGtttcttctgctgctgctgctgctgcatgtGCTGAACAATCGCGTTCGATTGCAGCACTTGCTCAGAAGTGTAATAAATCTGCTGCGTGTGCTGGAGGGCGggcggctgctgctggtgctgaacgtactgctgttgctgttgctccaggtgcagttgttgctgctgctgctgctgctgttgcggatcctgctgttgctggtaaTGGACCTGCTGCACTtggtgctgctggtggtgcatCACgacttgttgttgctgctgctgctgttgctgttgttgctgctgctgctgttgttggtgttgctgctgctgggccaCATCGTCGCCTCCTATGATGTGGTATGTCGGCGCAGGAGGGGCCTGGGCCGGTTGGTATTGCGCCGGAGCTGCTGTTTGGTACACCACTTGCTGCTGATCATTGAACACCAATTGCTGGTCATCCTGTAGGACCAGCGACTAAAATATATCGAAGTAAGAGaacaaaatcaataaaatatgGATTCTATTGTGAAGGTAGGCTGATACTACTCACCCCCACCTCGTCTTGGGGCACTTGCACTACCTGCAGATCCGAGTAGACGGGCTCTTCGATGGGAACAATATACTGCTCCATTTCTCGCTACctaaaaagtaataaaaatatatagttaatattaaaatcCACTTTAAAATGGCACATTTTTTTAGCTTTAATTTCTTCCCAGACACCCAGATGTATAGGAATTGTGAAAgtaattaacaaaaatatctcttaaacctaaaaaacaaacaatcttTAACAAGTGGCATTGCATTTCGGGTACACGAATATCTGcaagatatatttttaacacaAATTTTTAAGCAAATTCATAAAAAGATACACGGACACCATTGTTAGGCCACCTTTGCTTCCCGACACTTTCCCGACCTCAAAAAAAGTAGCTTCTAACCAAAATCCAAAACATATTCAACTGCAGAGAGATGCAGATGTCCTACATTCTAGTTTCTCACATGGTTCCCTAATTTAAGGTGCAATTTATTATACAATTACGAGGCATTTCTTGTGCCTCATTTTTTGGCTATTTgcggacacacacacacacctccGGACTTTCCAAAAACGCAACTGCGTGGGAGCCGCTCCTTTAGCTCAATCGTTTCGAATTCCTTCAAAAGTTAAAACATTATAAAACAGTTCCTTTGAACACACTTTAAACGCAATTGAGCATGGTATTTGCGTGAAAATTCCGACTTTCTTCGCGTTTTATTAAAACAGGCAGAATTAAATATGGCGTTTGCAGGGCAGCATTTCCACCACTCGCGACTGGCAATGCCAACAATGATGCGCGAGCGCCCCCTCGCGGCAGACACCCACGTCAGCTGTTTACAAACATTTTGCTGCGTTCCGTCTTGTGGCGCTAGTTTATCGAAGTGTGCCTTGCGCCGTCTTCTTCGTCTAATGTTTAGTGGTCCCTCTGTTTGGCATGTAGCCTGAATAAAGGGACCTCTATTCGAGCAGACCACTGGAGTTGCACTACATTCCATTAATTTTCGCGAATAACTCTCCATTCTTTTGATGAACTTGATTTTTGGCGACATGGTGAAGTTTTAAGGTAAAAGTTTGGGAATATCGAATTTTTTTGATAATTGATATCGCGGGTATGGTCACTGGGTGTTTTGTTGTTAGCAGCGCGCTCTTCCGAATTGGGGGAAGAAGAAgagccaacaacaacagtgggATAAGGGCTGGTACAAAATCGATAGTCTGAGCGATagataataaacaattaaatatttaataaaagcgTCTTTagtgttttaaattttttttaaatactctGCTGCTTCTAAATCTGtatgaattttaaaataaagttagtttgtttttgttaatcGAAAACTCTTATCGGATGTGCCTATTTTTTGACTTCCCACCACTAATTCCGTATTTGTTATTTTCACAACAATGTCCAAAATATTTACGCCTACAAATCAAATTCGCCTCACAAACGTCGCTATAGTGCGACTGAAAAAAGGAGGAAAGCGTTTCGAGATAGCCTGTTACAAAAACAAGGTCCTTTCGTGGCGAAACAACAGGTAAACCTGAGAATTATTCAGCACGTGCTTCTGTAAAATTCAAAACTATTCTCCAATTGCGCATTTGTTTAGCGAAAAGGATATAGATGAGGTCCTGCAGACGCATACGGTGTTTACAAATGTCTCCAAAGGTCAGGCAGCCAAGAAGGATGAATTACAGAAGGCCTTTAACAAAACGGATGAGACTGAGATTTGCAAAGAGATCCTGAGCAAGGGGGAGCTGCAGGTTTCGGAGAAAGAACGCCAAAGTGTCCTGGACTCGCAGCTGAACAGCATCGTTAACAGCGTGGCTGCTCTGTGTGTCAATCCTGAAACCAGACGTCCTTACCCGGCTTCCATTATCGAGAAATCCCTGAAGGATGCACATTTCTCCGTGAAGATGAACAAGAACACGAAGCAAAACACCCTGGAAGCCATCAAGATGCTGCGAGAGCACCTCCCGATTGAAAGATCCCGAATGAAGCTCAGAGTCAGCTTTGCGGGTAAAGAGGGTGGCGGTAAACTGAAAGAATCAGTGGTGAAGCTTGCCAACGCGGTGGAGCACGAGGAATGGGAGGAGTCCACGCTTCACCTGACCCTGCTGATAGATCCTGGCCAATACCGCGTCATAGACGAGCTGGTCAGGAACGAAACCAAGGGAAAGGGTCTGTTGGAGCTGCTCGAACTCAAGGAGGTCGTGGAGAGCGAAGAACTCTTTTAGAAATACTTCCGTTTTGATGGCAATTGTTTTCTGTGTacatttgtttatatttatgtgaaacataaagaaaataatttaaacaagCAGTTTAAATTCAAGGGCTGAACAAATTGTTTACTTATTCTACCAGATTACAGGATTATTCAAATAGAACAGGACCGAGATTATAACAATATATActgaaaaattacaaaatataaatCTGCTGCCCAGCTTTACTTCCGCTTCTTGAGGTTCTCAAAGCGCCGCGATAGCTCATCGAAGTCGATCTCGTCGTCATCGTCCTTTTTGGCTGGTCCTGTGGGCGGTATGTCCGGCAAATCGGGCAAGTCGTTGGGTACGTTGGGCAGCGATGGGAAATCAAGCGCTGGCGGAGCACTGGGCGGAGTGGGATTACCCGGTGGTAGCTTGGATCGTGGTTGAGGTTTCGGTTTGTTGGCATTCTAAATTGGGggaaaaagagaaattaatttGATTCACATATAAATTATCTTATGGACCAATTTTTTTCTGATTAGCATTAActaataaattgaaattaacAAGTGAATTTTGTCAGATTAACGAAATATCAGAAAAAGTGATTGGCATTGAGGTTTCGGGTGCTTTAGATTGGATTGCTGGATTGGGTTAATATCCCGGATCCTGACCTGCAGATTTGCGGGATTAATCGAGGTGTAACGCGGCGGCGGATCATTTTCGGGTTTGGGGCGCTGTCaagcaaaattaaaagaataaaatgcagttgaaaataataaattgccATCAATAATTAAATAGCTACATCAACAAGTTCACAATGATAACAGGAATGCGGAGGAGTGGGCAGCTAACTATGAATCACTTGGATGACTGGACTTACACGCACAGTGGGCCATTGACGTCACACAGATTGAAAGAATAACATACATAGGCGAAGAAGCGAGCCCAAAAGCCGTATTCGTTTGTTTAGTGGATGTTGCAGAACGATAAGCGAGTTAGTTTAGTATTAGGAGAGTTCTACACAGAGATAACCTACCAATATGTTCTCATCCGGGCTGCCGGAGCCATCCGTAATGTTCAATTCGTGCTGTAACAGCCCAAAAATCATGCACAAAATACATGCGAAAACTTAACTATACATCAATATTAGAAAAGGGCTTAATATAGCAGCAGTCAGAGTCTTGTGTTATTGCACTTTCAAATCTAATATCTTAGAAGCTAAGTGACTTTCTGACTGCATCTGTACAAGCCACTGGCATTAAGCGTAGTGTTCTGGATATTTACATTGATAAAGTTGGTGTTCAGATCCTTTTCCTCGGCACATTTCGCCGGTAGCACGTTTAGATTCGGCGGCTGGTTGGGCGGAATATTGTAGGCAAATGGTGGCGGCGCTTGTGGTGGTGCAGCGCAAGCGgcaccacctccacctccagcACCCCCACCGAATGATGGGTAATTG of the Drosophila ananassae strain 14024-0371.13 chromosome 2R, ASM1763931v2, whole genome shotgun sequence genome contains:
- the LOC6506189 gene encoding ribosome maturation protein SBDS, producing the protein MSKIFTPTNQIRLTNVAIVRLKKGGKRFEIACYKNKVLSWRNNSEKDIDEVLQTHTVFTNVSKGQAAKKDELQKAFNKTDETEICKEILSKGELQVSEKERQSVLDSQLNSIVNSVAALCVNPETRRPYPASIIEKSLKDAHFSVKMNKNTKQNTLEAIKMLREHLPIERSRMKLRVSFAGKEGGGKLKESVVKLANAVEHEEWEESTLHLTLLIDPGQYRVIDELVRNETKGKGLLELLELKEVVESEELF